A genomic region of [Eubacterium] eligens ATCC 27750 contains the following coding sequences:
- a CDS encoding sugar ABC transporter permease, with amino-acid sequence MKKKKTIKNILAHTVLTILAIVWVSPLFWILLTSFRAQKGAYTSSFFPKQYSLDNYVKLFTDTGILNFPRMFTNTLIVAVFSCIISTFFVLSVAYCMSRLKFKMRKAMMNIAMILGLFPAFMAMVAVYYILKAVGLSEGAMIRVALVLVYSASSGIQFYIAKGFFDTIPKTIDEAAMIDGATKWQVFTKITIPLSKPIIVYTILTSFIAPWVDFIFARVICRANAKYYTVAIGLWQMLEKEYVDVWYTRFAAGAVLISIPIAALFMIMQRCYNESMTGAVKG; translated from the coding sequence GTGAAAAAGAAAAAGACTATTAAAAATATACTGGCACATACAGTGCTTACAATATTAGCGATAGTGTGGGTAAGTCCTCTTTTCTGGATACTCCTCACAAGCTTCAGGGCTCAGAAGGGTGCTTATACAAGCTCCTTCTTCCCAAAGCAGTATTCACTTGATAATTATGTAAAGCTTTTTACAGATACAGGAATACTTAATTTTCCACGAATGTTTACCAATACTCTGATAGTAGCAGTATTCTCATGTATTATATCAACATTTTTTGTACTGTCAGTAGCCTACTGTATGTCAAGGCTTAAGTTTAAGATGAGAAAAGCAATGATGAATATCGCAATGATACTTGGACTTTTCCCTGCATTTATGGCGATGGTTGCCGTATATTATATACTTAAAGCAGTAGGACTTTCAGAAGGAGCAATGATAAGAGTTGCGCTTGTGCTTGTATATTCAGCATCATCAGGAATACAGTTTTACATTGCAAAGGGATTCTTTGATACTATCCCTAAGACAATAGATGAGGCTGCTATGATAGATGGAGCGACGAAGTGGCAGGTATTTACTAAGATAACAATACCTCTCAGTAAACCAATTATAGTGTATACAATACTTACATCATTCATAGCACCTTGGGTGGATTTCATATTTGCAAGAGTAATCTGCAGGGCAAATGCGAAGTATTATACTGTAGCAATCGGCTTGTGGCAGATGCTTGAAAAGGAGTATGTTGATGTATGGTACACAAGATTTGCAGCAGGAGCAGTTCTTATATCAATTCCAATTGCAGCCTTGTTTATGATAATGCAAAGATGTTATAATGAAAGCATGACAGGTGCAGTGAAGGGTTAG
- a CDS encoding response regulator transcription factor, whose product MYNILIVDDEKIERSGIRMLLKRMGIELGVFEACNGKQALEYLTSDKNTGIGHIDILLTDVKMPFMDGIELIKNVMHNDISLKTIIFSGYNEFEYAKLAVKLGVKDYILKPVDPSEFSSTITGVITELDEEHKKDEDYNRQANFIKQYYMYTLLNSGDASGILDNGDFLAGYNRLALIEFNTDFFGKYDTGEDIFKEITGELDYQYLNLNPLQSVIIFSDKSFTADGNIDKNIEEMFTNIHDYIYRKTGQFMYIAVSGLFNDYHELPQVMDAVDTLMNNKFYETGRYIFSDNISEDTPVLVQIDDDALMKQMKQDIKMKDITFLRIHFDALCKKYRGQSNFSHIYIKFVFSNLLKDFYDNIPGADEAEFGREIDRLYKSEDFSCIMDIVNNYIDLLEKSFGKEPATSHREIETVKNYIHNHYGEEIGAQQLADMVYLAPSYLSSLFKKETGQNLSKYIKQYRMEKAKELLTGTNMKIVNISEQVGYPNVSYFVQSFREYFGISPQKFRDQGELS is encoded by the coding sequence ATGTATAATATACTTATAGTGGATGATGAAAAGATTGAAAGAAGCGGAATAAGAATGCTTCTTAAGAGAATGGGAATTGAGCTTGGAGTATTTGAGGCGTGCAACGGAAAGCAGGCACTGGAATATCTGACATCTGACAAGAATACAGGAATTGGACATATAGATATACTGCTTACAGATGTTAAGATGCCGTTTATGGACGGGATAGAGCTTATTAAGAATGTGATGCACAACGACATCAGTTTAAAGACAATTATATTCTCAGGCTATAACGAGTTTGAGTATGCCAAGCTGGCAGTTAAATTAGGAGTTAAAGATTATATATTAAAGCCGGTTGATCCGTCAGAATTCAGTTCGACAATTACAGGGGTTATAACAGAGCTTGACGAGGAACACAAGAAGGATGAGGACTATAACAGGCAGGCTAACTTTATAAAACAGTACTACATGTATACGCTGCTCAACTCCGGTGATGCATCAGGAATACTTGATAATGGGGATTTTCTGGCAGGGTATAACAGACTTGCACTTATAGAATTCAATACTGATTTCTTTGGGAAATATGATACAGGTGAAGACATATTTAAAGAGATAACCGGGGAACTGGATTATCAGTACCTTAATCTTAACCCGTTACAGTCAGTTATCATATTTTCTGATAAATCATTCACAGCAGATGGTAATATTGATAAGAACATTGAAGAAATGTTTACAAATATTCATGACTATATATATAGAAAGACAGGACAGTTTATGTATATTGCTGTGTCCGGTTTATTCAACGATTATCATGAGCTTCCACAGGTAATGGATGCAGTTGATACACTGATGAATAATAAGTTTTATGAGACAGGAAGATATATTTTTTCTGATAATATCAGTGAAGATACACCTGTGCTTGTACAGATTGATGATGATGCACTTATGAAGCAGATGAAGCAGGATATCAAGATGAAGGATATCACATTTTTACGGATACATTTTGATGCATTGTGTAAGAAATACAGGGGGCAGTCGAACTTCTCACATATATACATCAAGTTCGTATTTTCCAATCTGTTAAAAGATTTCTATGACAATATTCCGGGTGCTGATGAGGCGGAATTTGGCAGGGAGATTGACAGACTGTATAAGTCGGAGGATTTCTCATGCATTATGGATATAGTGAATAACTATATTGATTTGTTGGAAAAGAGTTTTGGAAAAGAGCCGGCCACGTCACACCGGGAGATTGAGACCGTAAAGAATTATATACATAACCATTATGGTGAGGAGATTGGCGCACAGCAGCTTGCGGATATGGTTTATCTTGCACCAAGCTATTTAAGTTCACTTTTTAAGAAGGAAACAGGACAGAATCTGAGCAAATATATTAAACAGTACAGAATGGAGAAGGCTAAGGAACTGCTTACCGGTACGAACATGAAGATTGTGAATATAAGTGAGCAGGTGGGTTATCCAAATGTTTCATATTTTGTACAGAGCTTCAGGGAGTACTTTGGTATAAGTCCTCAGAAATTCAGGGATCAGGGAGAATTGAGTTGA
- a CDS encoding extracellular solute-binding protein has translation MNRLKQTLKKCVAFGVTGIMLILAGCKSPAGFVSNDNEEYNARMEEARTTPFGAYPETIEYTLGKMTSVNNSNMPENDTYTDNAYTRYIKSVINVQNVDVFEANDSQYDTNVSMVISMGSLPDIMVVSSQDEVEQLVEAGLIEDLTESYNNCISDRIRKMYESYGDSLKDMVTYDGKIMALPETNITDGPNLVWLRKDWMDKLGLSEPHTIDDVVNIVKHFISEDPGNNGVDASGKPNTVGLAVDTDVTGECGYSSEFLLDIIFACFGAYPKQWIMNDDGEIVYGSVTNEAKEALSYISSLYNQGVIDNDFLLRTSTNICELIENGLCGSFFGPWWAPNNPLANAVSRNPDADWQPYLIATDSDGTTSYHSQNPCYKYVVVRKGYEHPEIAAKMISVMFDKVRFDCTDSEEFKNYYQLNVEPTARPLSINVDYNNALSICYRNIDATISGRKNPDSLELLERSFYDACSEYIKNANKTSTQWAAYMSRIKACSLIAQDNIKVVDSLYFKTTDTMKSHWWRLKAKEKEAYLKIISGEEDISYFDRFVKEWNEQGGQTITSEVSESMK, from the coding sequence ATGAATAGATTAAAGCAAACATTAAAAAAATGTGTGGCATTTGGTGTCACAGGAATAATGCTTATATTAGCCGGGTGTAAAAGCCCGGCTGGTTTTGTGTCTAATGATAATGAAGAATACAATGCGAGAATGGAAGAAGCGAGAACAACTCCATTCGGAGCTTACCCGGAGACTATAGAATATACACTTGGAAAGATGACAAGTGTTAATAATTCCAATATGCCGGAGAATGACACTTATACGGATAATGCGTACACACGCTATATTAAGTCTGTGATAAATGTGCAGAATGTTGATGTATTTGAAGCAAACGACAGCCAGTATGACACTAATGTTTCAATGGTAATCTCAATGGGAAGCCTTCCGGATATTATGGTTGTATCAAGTCAGGATGAGGTTGAACAGTTAGTGGAAGCAGGACTTATAGAGGACCTTACAGAAAGCTACAATAACTGTATAAGTGACAGAATCAGGAAAATGTATGAAAGCTATGGCGATTCACTTAAGGATATGGTTACATATGATGGAAAGATAATGGCACTGCCGGAGACTAATATAACAGATGGACCTAATCTTGTGTGGTTAAGAAAAGACTGGATGGATAAGCTTGGATTGTCAGAGCCACACACTATTGATGATGTTGTTAATATAGTGAAGCATTTTATATCAGAAGACCCTGGAAATAATGGCGTGGATGCGTCCGGAAAACCTAATACAGTGGGGCTTGCAGTGGATACAGATGTGACAGGTGAATGTGGTTACAGCAGTGAATTTCTGCTGGATATAATATTTGCCTGCTTTGGAGCGTATCCAAAGCAGTGGATAATGAACGACGATGGTGAGATTGTATATGGTTCGGTTACAAATGAGGCAAAAGAAGCACTTTCATATATAAGCAGTCTGTACAATCAGGGCGTTATAGATAATGATTTTCTTCTGCGTACATCAACCAATATATGTGAGCTTATAGAGAATGGTCTGTGTGGCTCGTTTTTCGGACCATGGTGGGCACCGAATAATCCGCTTGCTAATGCAGTAAGCAGGAATCCGGATGCAGACTGGCAGCCATATTTAATAGCAACAGATTCGGATGGGACAACGAGTTATCACAGTCAGAATCCGTGTTACAAATATGTTGTTGTAAGAAAGGGCTATGAACATCCTGAGATTGCAGCAAAGATGATAAGCGTCATGTTCGATAAGGTAAGATTTGACTGTACAGACTCAGAAGAATTCAAGAATTACTATCAGCTTAATGTTGAACCTACGGCAAGACCTTTATCAATAAATGTTGATTACAATAATGCACTTTCAATATGTTACAGGAATATAGATGCCACAATTTCAGGAAGAAAGAATCCTGACAGTCTGGAACTTCTTGAACGCTCATTTTATGATGCGTGTAGTGAGTATATCAAGAATGCTAACAAAACAAGTACGCAATGGGCAGCGTATATGTCAAGAATTAAGGCATGCAGTCTGATTGCACAGGATAATATAAAGGTAGTTGACTCGCTTTATTTTAAGACCACAGACACAATGAAGAGCCATTGGTGGAGACTTAAGGCTAAAGAAAAAGAGGCATATTTAAAGATTATAAGCGGAGAAGAAGATATATCTTACTTCGATAGATTTGTAAAAGAATGGAATGAACAGGGCGGTCAGACTATTACATCAGAAGTCAGTGAGAGTATGAAATAA
- a CDS encoding extracellular solute-binding protein: MKFKRLAAAVMAATMCGSLFVGCGNAKKDDTAAGEEKITATIKVWGCAEDQADENGKWLQTMCDQFNSEHPDWDLTFEYGVCSEQDAGKIVPQDPENSGDVYFFANDQLQTLVDANAIAKFGGETADYVKKTNSDAIVDSVSVDGAVYGVPFTTNTWFMYYDKSKFTDSDVKSLDKMLEKNKVAFNITEGWYMSSFFLANGCKYFGKDGKDNSAGVDISGDKGTQATQAMVSLVNNPNFVNDLQGVGIAGLRDGSVGAYFSGSWDYKSVKEILGDNFGAVSLPTVKIGGKDKQMLAFAGSKAIAVNPNCKYQQVAVALAKYLGSKDAQKKHYELRGVIPCNTELLATDEVKKDALVTAQNDTFNKTSVIQPTVTGMNDYWAPAQNFAKAIVNGEITADNAAAKTQDFYKQINTSIAK, from the coding sequence ATGAAGTTTAAGAGATTAGCGGCTGCAGTGATGGCAGCAACAATGTGTGGGTCACTTTTTGTAGGTTGTGGCAATGCTAAAAAGGATGACACAGCAGCAGGCGAGGAAAAAATCACAGCTACAATCAAGGTATGGGGCTGTGCAGAAGATCAGGCAGATGAGAACGGCAAATGGCTTCAGACAATGTGTGACCAGTTTAATTCAGAGCATCCTGACTGGGATTTAACATTTGAATACGGTGTATGCTCAGAGCAGGACGCAGGAAAGATAGTTCCACAGGATCCAGAGAATTCAGGAGATGTATACTTCTTTGCTAACGACCAGCTTCAGACACTTGTTGATGCTAACGCTATTGCAAAGTTTGGTGGAGAGACAGCAGATTATGTTAAGAAAACTAACTCAGATGCAATTGTGGATTCAGTATCAGTAGATGGGGCTGTATACGGAGTACCATTTACAACTAATACATGGTTTATGTACTATGACAAGAGCAAATTCACAGACAGTGATGTAAAGAGCCTTGATAAGATGCTTGAGAAGAATAAGGTGGCTTTCAATATTACAGAGGGCTGGTATATGTCATCATTCTTCCTTGCTAATGGATGTAAATATTTTGGAAAAGACGGAAAAGATAATTCAGCAGGTGTTGATATCTCAGGAGATAAGGGAACACAGGCAACACAGGCAATGGTTTCACTTGTAAATAATCCTAACTTTGTCAATGACCTTCAGGGTGTTGGTATCGCTGGCTTAAGAGATGGTTCAGTTGGAGCTTACTTCTCAGGATCATGGGATTATAAGAGTGTTAAAGAGATTCTTGGAGACAATTTTGGAGCAGTTTCACTTCCTACAGTAAAGATTGGTGGAAAAGACAAGCAGATGTTAGCATTTGCAGGTTCTAAGGCAATCGCAGTTAATCCTAACTGCAAGTATCAGCAGGTAGCAGTTGCACTTGCAAAGTATCTTGGAAGCAAGGATGCACAGAAGAAGCACTATGAATTAAGAGGTGTTATTCCTTGTAATACAGAGCTTCTTGCAACTGATGAAGTAAAGAAGGATGCACTTGTAACAGCACAGAATGATACATTTAACAAGACATCAGTAATCCAGCCAACAGTAACAGGCATGAATGATTACTGGGCACCTGCACAGAACTTTGCTAAGGCAATCGTAAATGGTGAAATAACAGCAGATAATGCAGCAGCTAAGACACAGGATTTCTATAAGCAGATTAATACATCAATCGCAAAATAA
- a CDS encoding sensor histidine kinase — protein sequence MKKIKQKINDIRLQNKLVIIYVVTGLIPLIVLFVFAYCQMRNILMDRDLKSIKGTIEQSVTTVDGQIEVYDNLSNYITFNDTLSGVLSYDYKSTYEMYNQIVTTFDPMLSSLKYFHNDINRVTIYVDKAIKHDTTIAPIEEIKDRPFYNSAAESTKIQWFVDEDSRTLVSARKMSTLDQLGILGIMYIDVDYDSMMSSFTGGLEQNCGMVVLDADGKVICSSDTFENNNTRYRLNSKKLLSLIDGAEWDNDTCGNTEGYSVVKKESSVTGWTVYVYEPRKLVLRSANSMITMIVVAFVVAVAGAAAASIFTTGFITRRINKLKNSMAKVENGDFDAVINTQDKDEIGDLIHSFNSMTTQIKNLITQVYEGRISQKESEMRALRAQINPHFLYNSLSLINWKAIEYEQEDISEITLALSNYYRTSLNKGKNILSFEQELSNMQSYLKIQQIMHDNSFDVVINVSEEVMPCESLNLILQPLVENAIDHGIDLLTDRKGVITVEAKMQTDEEGKKLVCVTVSDNGVGMDKETAQNFLTVQSKGYGARNVNDRIRLYYGESYHLEVQSIPDEGTTITIKFPAKPYNTKN from the coding sequence TTGAAAAAGATTAAGCAGAAAATCAATGATATAAGATTGCAGAACAAGCTTGTCATCATATATGTAGTGACCGGACTTATTCCCCTGATTGTGCTTTTTGTTTTTGCATACTGTCAGATGAGAAACATTCTTATGGACAGGGACTTAAAGAGCATCAAGGGGACAATTGAACAGTCTGTTACAACGGTGGATGGGCAGATAGAGGTGTATGATAATCTGTCTAATTATATAACATTTAATGATACGCTGTCGGGAGTGCTTTCATACGATTACAAAAGCACATATGAGATGTATAACCAGATTGTCACTACATTTGACCCTATGCTTTCATCATTAAAGTATTTTCACAATGATATTAACAGAGTAACAATATATGTGGATAAAGCTATTAAACATGATACGACTATAGCTCCAATAGAAGAGATAAAAGACAGACCTTTTTATAATTCTGCTGCTGAAAGCACTAAGATACAGTGGTTTGTTGATGAAGACAGCAGGACACTTGTTTCAGCACGAAAAATGTCAACGCTTGACCAGTTAGGAATTCTTGGAATCATGTACATAGATGTTGATTATGACAGCATGATGAGTTCATTTACAGGTGGTCTTGAGCAGAACTGCGGAATGGTGGTGCTTGACGCTGATGGAAAAGTTATATGCAGCAGTGACACATTTGAAAACAATAACACCAGATACAGATTAAACAGCAAGAAACTGCTTTCGTTAATCGACGGGGCAGAATGGGATAATGATACATGTGGAAATACAGAGGGTTATTCTGTAGTAAAGAAGGAAAGCTCTGTTACCGGATGGACAGTATATGTCTATGAACCAAGAAAACTTGTGCTCAGGTCAGCTAATTCAATGATTACAATGATTGTAGTTGCATTTGTGGTAGCAGTTGCAGGTGCCGCTGCGGCGAGTATATTTACAACAGGCTTCATTACAAGAAGAATTAATAAATTAAAAAACAGTATGGCAAAGGTTGAAAATGGAGACTTTGATGCGGTAATTAATACACAGGACAAAGATGAAATAGGTGACCTTATTCATAGCTTTAACAGCATGACAACCCAGATTAAGAATCTTATCACGCAGGTATATGAAGGACGTATAAGCCAGAAAGAATCAGAGATGCGGGCATTAAGGGCACAGATTAATCCGCATTTTCTCTACAATTCATTATCGCTTATCAACTGGAAAGCAATAGAATATGAGCAGGAGGATATAAGTGAGATAACACTTGCATTGTCTAACTACTACCGTACATCGCTTAATAAGGGAAAGAATATACTAAGCTTTGAGCAGGAATTAAGCAACATGCAGTCGTATCTTAAGATTCAGCAGATAATGCATGACAACTCATTTGATGTGGTGATAAATGTATCAGAGGAAGTTATGCCATGCGAATCTTTAAACCTTATACTCCAGCCATTGGTAGAAAATGCAATAGACCACGGTATAGATCTGCTGACAGACAGGAAAGGTGTAATAACAGTAGAGGCCAAGATGCAGACGGATGAAGAAGGTAAAAAGCTTGTATGTGTAACAGTGTCTGATAACGGTGTAGGAATGGACAAAGAAACTGCACAAAACTTCTTAACAGTCCAGTCAAAAGGGTATGGTGCAAGAAATGTTAATGACAGAATAAGACTTTATTACGGCGAAAGCTATCATCTGGAAGTGCAGAGCATACCTGATGAGGGAACAACAATAACAATAAAATTCCCGGCAAAACCATACAACACAAAAAACTGA
- a CDS encoding carbohydrate ABC transporter permease, with the protein MAVKFTESFRKGNIFTKLSILIPGLGNLVGKQIIKGIMYIAIEAAFVCFMIMKGINCLAMLPGLGSRPQQEVWNEKLGIYEYVAGDNSLLMLLYGIATIFIVIAYIIVAASAVKSSYKLELLKEKGKHINTFAEDVKSLFNENLHKLLLTLPVSGVLIFTILPLIFMISMAFTNYSKVDSHLVLFDWVGLENFKQIFDSGSMIGQSFWSVFGWTIVWAIFATFLNYIFGILVALLINRKGTKFKAFWRFIFILSIAIPQFVSLLIVRSMLAQDGIINVVLKNAGWITKSLPFFTNATWARITVIVVNLWIGIPYTILQVTGILQNIPMELYEAADVDGANGFVKFIKITMPYMLFVTAPYLITTFTANINNFNIVYLLTKGDPVMAGATAGKTDLLVTWLYKMTIDYQYYNLGAVIGIMTFIFLAIGSLLVYRRTKAYKDEEGFQ; encoded by the coding sequence ATGGCAGTTAAGTTCACTGAATCATTTAGAAAAGGAAATATATTTACGAAGTTAAGCATTCTGATTCCGGGACTTGGTAATCTTGTAGGAAAGCAGATTATAAAGGGAATTATGTATATAGCTATAGAAGCAGCCTTTGTATGCTTTATGATTATGAAGGGAATTAACTGCCTTGCGATGCTTCCAGGTCTTGGAAGCAGACCGCAGCAGGAGGTCTGGAATGAAAAGCTTGGAATATATGAGTATGTTGCAGGTGATAATTCACTTCTTATGCTTCTGTATGGAATAGCAACAATATTCATTGTTATAGCTTATATAATAGTTGCAGCTAGTGCTGTAAAAAGCTCATATAAGCTGGAGCTGTTAAAGGAAAAAGGAAAGCATATAAACACATTTGCAGAAGACGTGAAGTCGCTGTTTAATGAGAATCTTCATAAGCTGCTGCTTACACTTCCAGTATCAGGTGTGCTTATATTCACAATACTTCCGCTTATTTTCATGATAAGCATGGCATTCACTAATTATAGTAAGGTTGACAGCCATCTGGTGCTTTTCGACTGGGTAGGACTTGAGAATTTCAAGCAGATATTCGATTCAGGAAGCATGATAGGACAGTCTTTCTGGTCAGTATTTGGCTGGACTATAGTGTGGGCAATATTTGCAACATTTCTTAATTACATATTCGGAATACTTGTTGCACTGCTTATCAACAGAAAAGGTACGAAATTCAAGGCTTTCTGGAGATTTATATTTATACTTTCAATCGCAATTCCACAGTTTGTTTCACTTCTTATTGTCAGAAGCATGCTGGCACAGGATGGAATTATAAATGTTGTTTTAAAGAATGCAGGCTGGATAACAAAATCACTGCCATTCTTTACAAATGCGACTTGGGCAAGAATTACAGTAATCGTGGTAAATCTGTGGATAGGTATTCCATATACTATTCTGCAGGTTACAGGTATATTACAGAATATACCTATGGAGCTGTATGAGGCAGCAGATGTAGATGGAGCTAATGGATTTGTCAAGTTTATTAAGATAACAATGCCATATATGTTATTTGTAACGGCACCATATCTTATTACTACATTTACTGCTAATATTAACAACTTTAACATTGTTTACCTGCTGACTAAGGGAGATCCGGTTATGGCAGGTGCAACAGCAGGAAAGACAGACCTTCTGGTAACATGGCTGTACAAGATGACAATAGATTATCAGTATTATAATCTTGGTGCTGTTATCGGTATTATGACATTCATATTCTTAGCAATTGGTTCACTGCTTGTATACAGAAGAACGAAAGCGTATAAAGATGAGGAGGGATTCCAGTGA
- a CDS encoding glycogen/starch/alpha-glucan phosphorylase has product MLNTICLEEYGKDLHLCSNEECFHALMKLVAQKGRDRIVKDNGRKVYYISAEFLIGKLLSNNLINLGIYDEVKEELTQAGKNLSDIEELEVEPSLGNGGLGRLAACFLDSIANLGLNGDGIGLNYHLGLFKQVFENGKQKEVPNPWIGKDSWLVPTDVTYTINFGEISVVSRMYDINVYGEKRTNKLHLFDVETVDESIVKGDSIDFDKSDIAKNLTLFLYPDDSDEQGRLLRIYQQYFMVSNGARLILDECRDKCINTGKTFKNLSDLAVIQINDTHPTMVIPELIRLLTENGDIDGSPITMDEAIDIVSKSCAYTNHTILAEALEKWPVDYLNRVVPQLMPIIKELDRRVRKKYTDKSVYIIDDNNLVHMAHIDIHYGMSVNGVAKLHTEILENTELNNFYRIYPEKFNNKTNGITFRRWLIHCNNGLAKYIETLIGSEYRHDAEKLKDLLKFAGDKNVYDNLLEIKTDNKRNLAEYLKQTQGIEINPQSIYDIQIKRLHEYKRQQMNALYIIYKYFDIKAGNIPKTPVTVIFGAKAAPAYTIAKDIIHLILTLSKVIEADKDVSPYLKVVLVQNYNVTLAEKLIPACDISEQISLASKEASGTGNMKFMLNGAVTLGTMDGANVEIAELVGKDNIYTFGATSDEVIAHYEKCDYNAKKLYETDALIKKCVDFIISDAMLQAGDSHSLNRLYNEIVGKDWFMALLDLRSYIETKEKALADYDDRYAWAEKMLVNIANAGFFSSDRTIRQYNEDIWHL; this is encoded by the coding sequence ATGCTTAACACTATATGTTTGGAAGAATATGGAAAAGACTTGCACTTATGCAGCAACGAGGAGTGCTTTCATGCACTTATGAAGCTGGTTGCACAAAAGGGACGTGATAGAATAGTGAAAGACAATGGCAGAAAGGTATACTACATTTCTGCAGAGTTCCTTATAGGAAAGCTTTTATCCAATAATCTTATTAATTTAGGAATCTACGATGAAGTTAAGGAAGAACTTACACAGGCAGGAAAAAATCTTTCAGATATTGAAGAACTGGAAGTAGAGCCGTCACTTGGTAATGGCGGACTTGGAAGACTTGCAGCATGCTTCCTTGATTCGATTGCTAACCTTGGTCTTAATGGTGACGGAATCGGACTTAATTATCATCTTGGACTTTTTAAGCAGGTGTTTGAGAATGGAAAGCAGAAGGAAGTGCCTAATCCATGGATTGGTAAGGATAGCTGGCTTGTTCCGACAGATGTGACATACACTATCAATTTCGGTGAAATCAGTGTGGTTTCAAGAATGTATGATATCAATGTGTACGGAGAAAAGAGAACGAATAAGCTTCATTTGTTTGATGTGGAGACAGTTGATGAGAGCATCGTAAAAGGTGACAGCATAGACTTTGATAAGTCAGATATTGCCAAGAACCTTACACTGTTTCTTTATCCTGATGACAGTGACGAACAGGGAAGGCTTCTTAGAATCTATCAGCAGTATTTCATGGTAAGCAATGGAGCAAGGCTTATATTAGATGAGTGCAGGGACAAATGTATTAACACCGGAAAAACATTTAAGAATCTGTCAGACCTTGCAGTTATCCAGATTAACGATACGCATCCGACAATGGTAATCCCGGAGCTTATAAGACTTCTTACAGAAAATGGAGATATAGATGGAAGTCCGATAACAATGGACGAAGCAATTGATATTGTATCAAAAAGCTGTGCGTATACTAATCACACAATCCTTGCTGAAGCCCTTGAAAAATGGCCTGTGGACTATCTTAACAGGGTTGTGCCACAGCTTATGCCGATTATAAAAGAGCTTGACAGAAGAGTGCGTAAGAAGTACACAGATAAATCAGTGTATATAATTGACGATAATAATCTCGTTCACATGGCACACATCGATATTCATTATGGAATGAGCGTCAACGGAGTAGCAAAGCTTCATACTGAGATATTAGAGAATACAGAGCTTAATAATTTCTATAGGATATATCCAGAGAAATTCAATAACAAAACTAACGGAATCACATTCAGAAGGTGGCTTATCCACTGTAATAACGGACTTGCGAAATACATTGAGACACTTATCGGAAGTGAATACAGACATGACGCAGAAAAGTTAAAAGACCTTTTAAAGTTTGCCGGTGATAAAAATGTTTACGATAATCTTCTTGAGATTAAGACAGACAACAAGAGAAATCTTGCAGAATACCTTAAGCAGACACAGGGAATAGAGATTAATCCACAGTCAATATACGATATACAGATAAAGCGACTGCATGAGTATAAAAGACAGCAGATGAACGCACTGTATATAATATATAAATATTTTGACATCAAGGCAGGCAACATTCCAAAGACTCCTGTTACAGTGATATTTGGCGCAAAGGCTGCACCTGCATACACAATTGCGAAGGATATAATTCATCTGATACTTACATTGAGTAAGGTTATTGAGGCTGATAAAGATGTAAGTCCTTACCTTAAGGTTGTGCTTGTCCAGAACTACAATGTAACATTGGCAGAGAAGCTGATTCCTGCATGTGATATATCAGAGCAGATATCACTTGCATCTAAAGAAGCATCAGGAACAGGCAATATGAAATTCATGCTCAATGGTGCTGTGACATTAGGAACAATGGATGGTGCTAATGTTGAGATTGCAGAGCTTGTAGGTAAAGATAATATATATACATTTGGCGCAACAAGTGATGAAGTTATTGCACATTATGAAAAATGTGACTATAACGCAAAGAAGCTTTATGAGACAGATGCTCTTATAAAAAAATGTGTGGATTTTATAATATCGGATGCTATGCTTCAGGCAGGTGATTCACATAGTCTTAACAGACTGTATAATGAGATTGTAGGAAAAGACTGGTTTATGGCATTGCTTGACTTACGAAGCTATATAGAAACCAAAGAAAAGGCTCTCGCAGATTATGATGACAGATATGCGTGGGCAGAAAAAATGCTTGTTAATATTGCAAATGCCGGATTTTTCTCATCAGACAGAACAATCCGACAGTACAATGAAGATATATGGCATCTTTAA